One Paramisgurnus dabryanus chromosome 9, PD_genome_1.1, whole genome shotgun sequence genomic window, CACCCTCGGGTCCAGCAGGTGTGGGAAACGCAGAGATGTGCGATAATATTACAGTCAGAACCTGAATCAGAACCATGAAGCCCGTGCGTTTCGACGCCATCCTTTAGCTGGTGTCCGTGATACTATATTGCTTAGGTTATCCAGGAGATGCGCTCCTGGTTCTGCTCTGATTTTTCTGGGTTCGGCTGTCGAGCGCTGTGATGTTGGCTCGGTGCCGCGCGCGCGCTCTCAAGCGCCGCTCAGGTCCAGTAGCGCGAGGCTGATAGAGGCTTTGCTTGCGCGGGAGCTGTTAAGTCCCTGCAGTGCTGAAATCAGGTCGCTGGCTATTATTAAAACCAGATAAGCTCTACTGCATCTAAGACTCGCGTGTAACGGGTCCTGACTCCGGCAGCTCGTGGATGGAGGAGGAGGAAAAGGAGGACGACACGGCCCATGTGCGTCAGTCTGCATCACCTGCGTCACATCTTACTTTCATTCACGCTGCGGGTCAATAAACGACTGGATGGGGAGAGAAGATAAGAGAAAGGAGTTGATATGAAAAGACTTAATGTAATTTAACTTGTTTTGTGTAATGCACACTACGTCACGTCGTCAGCGAATAGTCACTATTTGacatttatttttgcattatttaattCAAAGCTGTTAATCAAATCGActtgaaaatgaaaaataagcagAAGCCATTTATCCAATGGAAAACACAATACAATATTGTTAAATGCCTACAATTGTTCCAAGTTATATACTAGATCagtgtttattcatttatttttaaagcttGATAAAGCTAGATATTACATTTCAGGATACAAAGAAGTCAATGTACAAGAAGTCTTGACTACACAACTGGTTTGCAAACAGCTGGCCAAGACAAAGAAACAAAACAGAAGTGGAACAGAAGGCTATATTTTATAACTCATTTggcaaaaaacaataataagtGAATTTCTGATGACATTTACAACCATTATTACACGAAACCTGCCCCAATAAATCTTACATGCAGCCTAAATATAAAGTTTTGTTCAAACATCTGACTTGCtatgatgtttttttataatatggCTTTAACAACATTGTGCAATAAATGTTATGTAAAACACCtatgtaaaacataaaatatgCACTATGTTTTATAGGTGTTACTGTAAAGTATAATATGGTTACTGTATAGTAACCActtattttttatatagtttCTCTAACTTTTAGAGTATAGTAAGATCATTAAATGggatatttcacaagactttttgaatatgtcaaataaatctttggtatgtgaagttttagctcaaaataccatatagataatttattatagcatgctaaaattggcactttgtagGTAGGTGTGATCAAAAATTTATTGTTTTTGGTGTAtcctgttaaatgcaaatgagctgatctatgcactaaatggcagtgcagtgactggatagtgcagattaaggggcggtattatccacttctgacatcacaagggaagccaaatttcaatgagctattgtttcacatgcttgcagagaatggtttaccaaaactaagttactgggttgatctttttcacattttgtagAATGATAAAAGCAcaggggacccaattatagcacttaaacataaaagtcagattttcatgatatgtcccctctaaaattaaatgttgtgactcaaaataaatcagaactatatgttattttttaagAGGACATTTACGGGAAGGTTTTCTTTGGTATTTAATCAAGCAGGTTCTCTTGAGTTCACATTGTGagatgctttttaaacagtagCCTATAGAGGTGTCGTATTGGActcttattgttttattttctgtATAATGTGATCCAAGTCGTCTATTTTAAAAGTTTGATAGGCAAACTTatgttaaactaaataaaaattaaaaaaattaatggaAACAccttacaataaggttgtattttttTACCAATTAGTTATTGCataagctaacatgaactatctATGAataatacttctacagcattattaatcttagttcatgttaattttagcatttactgatatattattaaaataacaaaaattaaaatcgTTTAAACTGCtaaaattagttaatgcaccatgaactaacatgaataattGTACTAACATCAAGTAACATTAACGAGAATTAATACATGCTGAAAAGTATATTGTTTGTTaatagttaatgcatttactaatgattactaatacaaccttattgtacaGTGTTGGCATTATTGTCTTCTCCACATAATTCATCTTCAGTTTAACAGAATGATTATCAAGCTTTGAAAATAAATGGACCACACAATGCAGAAAATAATGATCTTTTGTGTCGTCACATTCATTTGtcatcacaaaaaaatacaggacCACATAATGCAGaaaataaaatgacataaaaagaGTACAATACTACTCCTTGAATACGGACTAAGAAACGACTAGTAAGAATTTCTAACTAAGAAATGTTGCTTATTCATTTCCCAAATGTGTATAAGTTAAAGGTCTCGTGACGCCCTCTGCAGGACAAATAAACACGCACGCGCTCTCAGCGTTAAACAACTGCACATCTGTTTCATTTATCTATACGAACAAAGATTAACTGACTCTATTTGACACTGTCATGTTGTCATACTATATGTACACAACCATTATGTCTTCCTAAATAATAAACAACATGACTGATTATTGATTAAGACATATTGgattataattatataatttacCAAACCCAGTGAAGACTTTATGCATATGCCTCCTTTTGTTATGCtgattcaaaataaaaaataattcataatgGTCATTAAAATAATGAGTTTCATTGATTATGTGCAAACCGTTCCAATATGACGGACTCTTATTTTgacgtgtttttttttatttgagcggaagtatttttttaatgtagagTAAAGTTCACGTTCACTTGGCCTGTCAGTCAACTAATCCGCTGCTGTCTCGGGATCGATCACATCTAAAAGAAATGTTTGCACAAAAAATATTAAGGAGTTTTTCTCCTGTGATGAACAGTGTTAATGTACGGAGTAAACAGGCGTTTATTAACTCTATTGCTAGGTGAGAGTCTTGTTGTTTTATGCTGTCTTTTATATCTGCCTGACTTGCACATATACGTCATTTTATATTGAGAAATATGGTTTCATTTATCAAAAACATTCacttaaaaaacaacattatgtacattattattattattattattataacaacaacaacattattCTTTTTTACCTTCATTTTATATTGAGAAAACACTTTCTTTTGACCaatcaatgtttaaatccaattaatcttaaatatttaatattttgtccatTTCTTAACAATAGAAATGGTGCAGTCACTGTAATTCTTGAGCAaaaacatgcagacattaaatcatgtaaaaaaCAGATGAAACTGCTAAGACGCTTCACAAACAAAAAAGCGCACATAGTAAAAGGCATAATAATATAATTCATTCACTGTAAAAAGGCACAAACTCTACTTTATGCTGATATTACGAGACAGCATTTCACCTCCATGAGATATCTCAGGGCCTTTTGTAAATAGAGCGAGACCTCTAATGTCTTGTAATGCTATAATGTTTGGTTATTTAGTGCTTTATTCAactcaaaagtttattttaagatGTTAATTTGGTTCCCAGGATGCAACATTCAGAGCCTCAGCATGGGGAAACCGCAGCACCCTTTCGACCTGAAACCTCTATGACAAAGTCTCTGATGGACATCGGCACCAGACGGATCTTCTCAGAGGATCATGACCTGTTCCGTCAGAATGTCCGCCGGTTCTTTCAGGAGGAGGTTGTTCCCTATCACGCTCAGTGAGTCACTTGCCTAAACAAAAAGCACCTGGGCATATTCATATTTGATGAATATAAAGTGATGCATAAAGTGTTTATGTGTTTACAGGTGGGAGAAAGCAGGTGAGGTCAGCCGAGAGGTTTGGGAAAAGGCTGGAGAACAGGGATTGTTGGGAATATTCACTCCTGAGGAGCAGGGAGGGATTGGTGGAGACCTGCAGTCTGCTGCCATAGTGTGGGAGGAGCAGTAAGTAGATCTACAATTGTATACCAGATATATAATGGTAGCCCCGCCCTCAACTGTAGGGCTTCATTGGCAGAGTTTGGAAGAATGTAAAAGTTAGGAATTGGTTGCCAGTTCAGTTTCACTTAAACCAATCACAGCAAGATTTGCAACTAAACACAAATAATATCCGTCAATTTTTCcctgtattatttattattggCTTTTTGTGGTGGTTCATAAGTTTCTCTTTGTTTCTAGAATGTACTGTAACTGCAGTGGTCCTGGCTTCTCCCTTCACTCTGAGATCGTAATGCCGTACATCTGTCACTATGGCTCGAAGGCTCAGATCGAGCGCTATATttcacagatgactgctgggaaaTGCATCGGGGCTATTGCTATGACAGAACCTGGAGCCGGCAGGTGGCCTTTAGTTTAACCATCACATTACATAATAAAAGACTTATTAGTCACTTTTCAATACATAATAACTTCCTAGCATGCATTATGTTTGCTTGTGATATTGTTATATTGTCACATATCAACCCAATCTCAAggcaagttgtgttatagtcacgtaatatttgattaatttattcatgttcATGGACATGATTTTCTGTGtgtttttcgtgtcactcagcacagatttctataaatagttttccGTGTtcgtggcacaactttcttatttgtgtcattttatgtattgttttcctcattgttttttcctatttttttttaccattgtcgcttggggttttagttaaaatgactttctgttacatttcaaacatcctgaccccaaccccaagtgaaaatagttttaaaatcggaagaaaaacatgtagaaaccaatacataaaataacatcctaacccaaacacTAAATcaaaccccaagtgacaatgatttaaaaaaatgaaaaaacaatgagtaaactaaatataaaattacTCGAAAAactatagaaattcgtgctgagtgacaaaaaaagacatttgtgctcaaggcacgaaaaaaagaaaatcaggTCCATGAACATAACTATAACATAACTTGCCTTGATATTGTGCTGAACATATACATGATCttttttactgtatttcctTAGTGACCTTCAAGGAGTAAAGACctatgccaaaaaagatggcacaGACTGGATTCTTAATGGAAGCAAGGTTTGAGAAAACCCATCAGTAATGCATACAGTAGTTTTCATATTAGTTTTAATCAGAAACAGTAGTTCTTCTGACTTTATTAGATATTTTATAAGATTTTTTTCCCGAAAgtgctgtgttttttttctgtcaggTGTTTATTACTAATGGCTGGATGAGTGATGTGGTGATCGTCGTCGCTGTGACGAATCGTGAGGCAAAGACTGCAGCTCATGGTATCAGTCTGTTCCTGGTTGACAACGGCACTAAGGGCTTCAACAAGGGCCGTAAGCTGGAGAAGATCGGCCTTAAAGCTCAGGTTCTGTCAAATTTCATAACAGTTTGCATTAAAGCTTATTGAGATTTTATTGAAACATTATTGTTTtatcaacctgatctcacgaatttccgtggttatgacggtttcagcagtaacaacataaacaagcggctttcgtggtccaCACATAACTTCTGggaaactccgctaagaatttaaacttatttataaaacaagcaaaattaaaactgcaagcagtgatggaagggccctcgcacgcatgtgcaccaccactctatggccttagtaaagcaatgaaccagggggattgaaatttcagtgggtaaatataggcggatattcaaaggaactttgaagtgccacacctcctttgtgcagcaggtggcgctatgattgtgattgattgttgtaacattgatatgttgaggccaggacccttgtcaaacgtatgatgtctgtgacaggtcggacattgcatgcctgagttacaacagctttctcatggagaaacatcactctttgcgaggccgccacggacacacccttcaacgaaaagtcaagatcttcgcaatttatcatcgcaaagggcttaagatcagtctcacttgatatgataatgatttgattaaatctctgagaacagtgaatcacagcgtaaaacaaggcatttactgctacctctaggtggcgctaggactgaagctgaatattggcattaaaatgtgttcaggccaagactcttatcaaacatgtgaagtgtggggcagattggacattgtatgccttagttatacaacttcctgtttcatggcgaaaacgctgaactttgtcaggccgccacggacacaccttccaacgaaaagtcaaaagctccgcaatttaacatcgcaaaggcctttagatgagattgaccaaatatgatgacgatctgacaaaatctctaggaggagttcgttaaagtacgaagcctggaaatgacaaaatttgcacagaaatcacagcaaaaattaaaaatggcggacttcctgtgaggtttagagcttcgctccaagagacttttttgtaggtcttggagtaatagatgatcctaccaaatttcgtatctgtaagtttttcgtagtgggggggctgttctcttgaaattttgcaggtggcgctatcgagccatttttacacgcccacttctgacgcctataccacatgtaaattttcgccacttctgacgcgtgtgcaaattttcatgagttttcgggtatgtttaggccatCAAAAATGctatc contains:
- the acadl gene encoding long-chain specific acyl-CoA dehydrogenase, mitochondrial translates to MFAQKILRSFSPVMNSVNVRSKQAFINSIARMQHSEPQHGETAAPFRPETSMTKSLMDIGTRRIFSEDHDLFRQNVRRFFQEEVVPYHAQWEKAGEVSREVWEKAGEQGLLGIFTPEEQGGIGGDLQSAAIVWEEQMYCNCSGPGFSLHSEIVMPYICHYGSKAQIERYISQMTAGKCIGAIAMTEPGAGSDLQGVKTYAKKDGTDWILNGSKVFITNGWMSDVVIVVAVTNREAKTAAHGISLFLVDNGTKGFNKGRKLEKIGLKAQDTAELFFEDVRLPADALLGQPNKGFYYLMNELPQERLIIAVMALASCEFMFEETRNYVMQRKAFGKTIADLQTVQHKLAELKTEICVGRAFIDSCIQLHSVRKLDSSTASMAKYWASDLQNKVATQCLQLHGGWGYMWEYPIAKAFADSRVQPIYGGTNEIMKELIARNIVSQK